One part of the Arabidopsis thaliana chromosome 1 sequence genome encodes these proteins:
- a CDS encoding General transcription factor 2-related zinc finger protein (General transcription factor 2-related zinc finger protein; BEST Arabidopsis thaliana protein match is: TTF-type zinc finger protein with HAT dimerisation domain (TAIR:AT1G19260.1); Has 703 Blast hits to 659 proteins in 37 species: Archae - 0; Bacteria - 0; Metazoa - 344; Fungi - 0; Plants - 359; Viruses - 0; Other Eukaryotes - 0 (source: NCBI BLink).), with amino-acid sequence MKEIRYLVRQRLPFRGHDESDESANRGNFLELVKYTVGQNEVISKVVLENAPKNNQMVFDEMSEPLIPETRDPVPSSFLLLDLILDYPVVWQQTVQSNVSDKEQMAVVFRFVDKHGTVKERFIGLIHVKETSSASLKCAIDSLFAKRGLSMKQLRGQGYDGANNMKGEFNWLRSLILRENSSAYYIHCFAHQLQLVVVAVAKKQFEVGDFFDMISALLNVVGASCKGKDRIREEYLKEIEEGINQGEIKTGKGLNQELSLQRPGNTRWGTHYTTLHRLAHLFSVIIKLLEFVEEEGTDSTKRRQANGLLKYFNTFDFAFYLQLMLLLLGLTNSLSVALQKKDQDILNPMSLVKSTKQQLCKLRDDGWDSLVNEVFSFCKKHDIELVIMDGEFVNPRNPRKRSNMTNFHHYQVECFYTILDMQIQEFNDRFDEVNTELLSCVASLSPIDSFHEFDQLKVLRLSEFYPQDFTHVDRRSLEHQLGLYIDNIREDERFAN; translated from the exons ATGAAAGAGATAAG ATATTTAGTACGACAAAGATTACCTTTTCGAGGTCACGATGAGTCAGATGAATCAGCTAATAGGGGAAATTTCTTAGAGCTTGTGAAATATACAGTAGGGCAGAATGAGGTTATAAGCAAAGTTGTGTTGGAGAATGCTCCAAAAAACAATCAGATG gtgttcgatgaaatgtctgaaccactaattccagagactcgtgaccctgtaccaag ttctttcttgttactcgacctcatactcgactacccagttgtctggcaacagactgtgcagtcga ATGTTTCTGATAAAGAACAAATGGCAGTGGTTTTTCGTTTTGTTGATAAACATGGGACGGTGAAAGAAAGATTCATTGGTCTTATCCATGTTAAAGAAACATCTTCTGCATCTCTGAAATGTGCTATTGATTCATTGTTTGCTAAACGTGGATTGAGTATGAAACAGTTAAGAGGACAAGGCTATGATGGAGCAAACAATATGAAAGGTGAATTCAATTGGTTGAGATCTCTGATTTTAAGAGAGAATAGTTCTGCTTATTACATCCATTGTTTTGCTCATCAGCTTCAGTTAGTGGTCGTGGCAGTTgctaaaaaacaatttgaagttGGAGATTTCTTTGATATGATTTCTGCCTTGCTAAATGTGGTTGGAGCTTCTTGTAAGGGAAAAGATAGGATTCGAGAAGAATATCTAAAAGAGATAGAGGAAGGAATCAATCAAGGTGAAATTAAGACAGGAAAGGGATTGAATCAAGAGCTTTCATTACAGAGACCTGGTAATACTCGTTGGGGTACTCATTACACAACATTACACCGATTAGCTCATTTATTCTCTGTTATCATTAAACTGCTTGAGTTTGTTGAAGAGGAGGGAACTGATAGTACCAAAAGACGACAAGCTAATGGTCTTCTCAAGTACTTTAATACTTTTGACTTTGCGTTCTACTTACAGTTGatgttgcttcttcttggaCTCACAAATAGTTTATCAGTGGCTCTACAAAAGAAAGACCAAGACATTTTGAATCCTATGTCACTAGTGAAATCTACCAAGCAACAATTATGCAAGCTCAGAGATGATGGATGGGATTCTTTGGTTAatgaagttttttctttttgtaagaaGCATGACATTGAGTTGGTTATTATGGATGGAGAATTTGTTAATCCAAGAAacccaagaaaaagaagcaacatGACCAACTTCCATCATTATCAAGTGGAGTGTTTTTACACTATATTAGATATGCAAATTCAAGAGTTTAATGATCGTTTCGATGAGGTAAACACTGAATTACTTAGTTGTGTTGCTTCTTTAAGCCCTATTGATTCGTTTCATGAGTTTGATCAGTTGAAAGTTCTGAGATTGTCTGAGTTTTATCCACAAGATTTTACTCATGTCGATCGGAGATCACTCGAGCATCAGCTTGGTCTTTACATTGACAATATTCGAGAAGATGAAAGATTTGCTAATTAG